From the genome of Danio rerio strain Tuebingen ecotype United States chromosome 2, GRCz12tu, whole genome shotgun sequence, one region includes:
- the LOC141378797 gene encoding uncharacterized protein, whose amino-acid sequence MQTEFLTINLRTFFRNIFSNFTTIFINNTTNFTTSIINLTTAFSILNIICNLIITNFPTFINLTIISSILNINPNLIIITITIFTNVITFLTTNFTTIFSILNIISNLILTTTFINIYLTNNFSIIAIFTNIITNFSTFTTTNLTTFIICTNTTTNLNTIFNVLNIIFNLINTSIYTNFILINLTIIFSILNIISNHIIIIISITIFTNIISIVYTFTTTNLTTIFNIISNLIITTIIINFIYNLITIFTNITNFSTYTTTNLTTFITINLTTNFSIIYKLFTITIFTNIITDFFAFTTTNLTTIYNITFSKFITTILIITTFILNLTINFSILSIIYKLITTITNFSTFTTTIFNVVNIISNLINTTIFFTTFILITIIFSIIPNLIIIITITIFTNIIINISAFTTTNLTTIFNVFNIISNLIITTFIIINQSIIYNLITTNFTTTDVLNIIPNLIIITITIFTNIIIINISAITTTYLTTIFNVFNIISNLIITTTFIINQSIIYNLIITITIFTNIIINFSTFTTINLSAIFNIIYNLITTNFTTTDVLNIIPNLTIIIIIITITIFTNIITNFSTFTTINLNAIFNIIYNLITTNFTTTDVLNIIPNLLIIIITITIFFNIIINISAFTSINLTTTFIIINLNTTISIFTNIITNFSTFTIINLSAIFNIIYNLITTNVLNIIPNLIIIITITIFTNIITNFSTFTTINLSAIFNIIYNLITTNFTTTDVLNIIYNLIIITTIFTPFIFIINLTNIFNILNILSNINSKYFIIIIIINIPKRKYQSLHPSAYSLYRKRRDGDEGCADFYSPAGEEAGM is encoded by the exons ATGCAAACAGA ATTCCTCACAATCAACCTTAGGACCTTCTTCAGAAACATCTTTTCCAACTTCACTACCATCTTCATCAATAACACCACCAACTTCACCACTTCCATCATCAACCTCACCACAGCCTTCAGCATCCTCAATATTATTTGCAACCTCATCATCACCAACTTCCCCACCTTCATCAACCTCACCATCATCTCCAGCATCCTCAACATCAATCCTAacctcatcatcatcacaatcaccATTTTTACCAACGTCATCACCTTTCTTACCACCAACTTCACCACCATCTTTAGCATTCTCAACATCATTTCCAACCTCATCCTCACCACCACCTTCATCAACATCTACCTCACCAATAACTTCAGCATCATCGCCATTTTTACCAACATTATCACCAACTTCTCCACCTTTACCACCACCAACCTCACCACCTTCATTATATGTACGAACACCACCACCAACCTCAACACCATCTTCAACGTCCTCAACATTATTTTCAACCTCATCAACACCTCAATCTACACCAACTTTATTCTCATCAACCTTACCATCATCTTCAGCATCCTCAACATCATTTCCaaccacatcatcatcatcatctcaatCACCATTTTTACCAACATCATCTCCATTGTCTACACCTTTACTACCACCAACCTCACCACCATCTTCAACATTATTTCCAACCTCATCattaccaccatcatcatcaactTCATTTACAACCTCATCACCATTTTTACCAACATCACCAACTTCTCCACCTATACTACCACCAACCTCACCACCTTCATCACCATCAACCTCACCACTAACTTCAGTATCATTTACAAACTCTTCACCATCACCATCTTTACTAACATCATCACCGACTTCTTTGCCTTTACCACCACCAACCTCACCACCATCTACAACATTACTTTCAGCAAATTCATCACCACCATCCTCATCATCACCACCTTCATCCTCAACCTCACCATCAACTTCAGCATCCTCAGCATCATTTACAAGctcatcaccaccatcaccaaCTTCTCAACCTTTACCACCACCATCTTCAATGTCGTCAACATCATTTCCAACCTTATCAACACCACAATCTTCTTCACCACCTTTAtcctcatcaccatcatcttcagcATCATTCCcaacctcatcatcatcatcacaatcaccATTTTtaccaacatcatcatcaacatctccGCCTTTACCACCACCAACCTCACCACTATCTTCAACGTCTTCAACATTATTTCCAACCTCATCATCaccaccttcatcatcatcaaccAAAGCATCATTTACAACCTCATCACCACCAACTTCACCACCACCGATGTCCTCAACATCATTCCCAacctcatcatcatcacaatcaccATTTttaccaacatcatcatcatcaacatctccGCCATTACCACCACCTACCTCACCACCATCTTCAACGTCTTCAACATTATTTCCAAcctcatcatcaccaccaccttCATCATCAACCAAAGCATCATTTACAAcctcatcattaccatcaccatcttcaccaacatcatcatcaacttCTCCACCTTTACTACCATCAACCTCAGCGCCATCTTCAACATCATATACAACCTCATCACTACCAACTTCACCACCACCGATGTCCTCAACATCATTCCCAacctcaccatcatcatcatcatcatcacaatcaccATCTTTACCAACATCATCACCAACTTCTCCACCTTTACCACCATCAACCTCAACGCCATCTTCAACATCATTTACAACCTCATCACCACCAACTTCACCACTACAGATGTCCTCAACATCATTCCCaacctcctcatcatcatcatcacaatcacaATTTTTTTCAACATCATTATCAACATCTCCGCCTTTACCTCCATCAACCTCACCaccaccttcatcatcatcaaccTCAACACCACCATCTCCATCTTTACCAACATCATCACCAACTTCTCCACCTTTACCATCATCAACCTCAGCGCCATCTTCAACATCATTTACAACCTCATCACCACCAATGTCCTCAACATCATTCCcaacctcatcatcatcatcacaatcaccATCTTTACCAACATCATCACCAACTTCTCCACCTTTACCACCATTAACCTCAGCGCCATCTTCAACATCATTTACAACCTCATCACCACCAACTTCACCACCACTGATGTCCTCAACATCATTTACAacctcatcatcatcaccacaatCTTCACCCCctttatcttcatcatcaatCTCACCAACATCTTCAACATCCTTAACATCCTTTCCAACATCAATTCAAAatacttcatcatcatcatcatcatcaacatcccAAAAAG aaAATATCAGAGCCTTCATCCAAGTGCATATTCACTCTACAGAAAACGAAGAGACGGCGATGAAGGCTGTGCAGACT TCTATTCTCCAGCTGGTGAAGAGGCAGGGATGTGA